DNA sequence from the Vicia villosa cultivar HV-30 ecotype Madison, WI linkage group LG3, Vvil1.0, whole genome shotgun sequence genome:
GGTTGATCCAGAAGTAGCCACAAGAATGTCCTTGGTCAGAACGTTGACGACCTTTTTTAGGGTTAAGAAAAAGTACATCTTTTGTTGCTAGCTTTTGAAGTAACTTTCCTCAAACTTGAACGATTTGTAAGAAACAACAACCTTAGAATTATCAATAATTTCTTTGACAGTTATGATAGTTCGAAACAtcttaaaattgttgttttaCGGTTTTGAAAAAATTTACACTGAAGAAATTACTGATTCGAGTCGTAGACTAAGTCGTTCTATTTAAGATGTTTCACAACACTACTAAAAATTATGCAAAGAAGTCACTCAACCACGACACCTCTAAGATAAAATAACTCAGTTCTATACTATATGATTACTACTTGTGCAGTATAAATACATCCTCTGATGGTACAAAGACTATTTGAATATGATATAAATATCACTTATATATCTGGTATAAAGACCAAACTTAATAATTTCtcaaacaaagagaaattcaaatgaTTATCCaaataaaaaccaaaaataatacttgataatttctcaactcaaacgatgAGAAATTTAAATAACTCTAAAAAGAATTTAAGAAAATACTCATAAAATTTAACAAGTTAAAAGAAATGGGAAGAAGTTTGCGCTTtgacaattcgaaagacgcggGACTATGAGAGTGAAGAAGGTAAAACTCAATAGAAATTTTTGGCGTGTTTTGGAATAAAATGTGATtttcttatataatgaagtaagttaGTTAAGATGTCTAATCTAAGTAATGTGAGACTAAGGAATATTTTCGACTAAGACAAAAACACacttatgtttttttaataatgttaGACTTAAGGAACTCTTTCAAATTCATATTTCTATTGAAATATTGACATGTACCAATAATAATCCATTCATAAGCAAAGTATTCAATATGCGTGTTTTAAATGCTAGTAAATGCCTCGTCAAAACTCTTTACTTATTTTATTCAGCGTCCGATCTATAAACCTACACGGTAACACCTTTATCATATAGCACAAAGGCAAGGGTTTGAAGAGGTAACTACTCTAAGCCGTTCACAAGGCCTAAGGAGAAAAggacaaaagtaaaaaaaaaaacaaaaaaaactgaTATGAGAAACAAGTGTTCCACATCCTTACCTAAAATAAACAACTCTAACCTCTGATACGTCATCTACCGACCAGATCAATCAGAGAGTAGTATGCGCAGCACGCTGTATTCTCCGTTAAAAGTTTCAACCGCTTCCATTATATACGGAAAAGTGTGTCATTCTCAGATAATTCACTCATacatctcttctttttttttattgatgtaaGTGTTTTCGGTGTTAATTTGACAGATCCACCCCACACAACCGTGATGTAATCTGCACCACTGTACCAAAAATTCACTTCATCCATTGATCAATATGTTCTATTGTTCGGACTCGCAACAGTCATCatttaacaaataattaaaatttatatttatattaaaacaatTACAACAATAATTTACACTAAATGAATCAGAATGAGAATGAAAGGATGAAGTATAAGACATCATTGCATCATAATTGTGAATTCATGAAAGctaagaacaccatccccattcaAATCAAATTGTTTAATCATAACTTTACATTCACCAATAGATTTAGACTCACCCATCTTCTTAAACATCCTCTTTAAACTCTTTGGTGTTATAAACCCACACTTGTCACTATCATTATACATCTCAAATGCTTCTTTCAAATCCCTCAACTTTTGCTCCTCACCACCTTCTTCCATCAAACTTATTAAATCCTCCAAACTCAAATAACCATCACCATCTGAATCCACAGCTTCAATAGCCATTTCAGCTTCTTTCAACAAAAGATCTTCTCCCAATAGTATCAGCTTCTGTCTTAGCTCTGCTGGTGAAACCTTtccatcaccatcttcatcaaAATACTTTATAACATGCTCGAATCCCGCATCTTTAATCATCTCTAACAATATTAAAACAGAATCCTTAAAATATGATCCTTTATGAGATTGTATATGTTTTGTGTGTAACAACAATCTTGGTTAAAGGTAACAACAATGTTGGAGTTTGTTATATATAGATTGGTTTTGATGTcggtttagtttagtttagtaGCGTGTTGCGGTTGCATTGAAGAATGAAGATGTTACTagatatagataaatatataagAATTAAGAAGTTGCTGGGAATATTCcaaatgatattttttaaatttaaacagcaTATGAATGGGAAGGTGTCACGATACAATATTAGGTCGACCAAATAATAATCAGATTAAATTATAGTCTTGGTCTCCTTATTTTGTCTGATTCACGAATTTAATCtctctattttaaattcaaacagttttggtcgctcttatattttttcaaagaaaatcgatgagattttttatttttttaacttatatttttatctacGAAATTCAATAATAAGTTTATATACGATGATTTGTCATGTTTTACAAgtaatttgtcatttaaaaaatgaaaatatcgTTAATTTTAAGTGAAAGAGTATGAAAGGAGAACTAAgattgtttaaataaaaaataaggagaccaaaactgtttaaatttaaaataggagaACCAATATCGTGAATTCGAGAAAATAGGAGACCACTGTAATTAAACCTAATAATTATATGATACCTATAACCTGTTCCatcaatattttttgtttttgaggTATGCAAAGTGGCAATTTCTGTTAGTTCAAGAAGGGATCCATTTTTTTCCCTTCATATAGGGGTATTCGTTGGTGTGGGTCGATCCACAAACCCGCTAACCCAAATAGAACCAACTCATAAATTATCCGAACTCATTCATTTATGGGTATACCCACTCCAACCCGTAGCAATCCATATAATTTTGGTTCAGATATCGGATTTGAGTTTTTCAACATGCGGACCCGTTGACCCAACTCATTGATGTTATATTagtaatttcttatttttttattattattttaaataaaaatataaaattattatctcagtaataattataatttttctaaaaaaatttattcaccATCAATTAGTTTACGAAATTCTAAGATTATatgttgtttcttattttttttgtattatttccAACTTACGTATTTTGTAACAATAATGTGTCTTGTGAAATTATATACTATTATCTAGTGTTATGTCATGTTGATgaatattattagatattatatgatgtgcttcacttattttgtgtgttagaaatgagtataaatgtattgaattgtgttacaatatttttaaattgaaaaaaattattattttttaatttgaaacacaACCCACGAACTCAACCCAACTCAACCCATAAATGAACGGGTCGGTTCGGGTTGGTTTTGATAATGAAATTGCGGATTGGACGGCGAACTCAACCCATTGAAGTTTGAACGTGTTAGGTAGCGAGTTAGGCCAAACCCGGTCCAATCCAACTCATGTACACCCTTACTTTCATACATTTGTGAGTTAAAGTTGATTAAAAAAGATATATTATTATGAGAGATAAAATTGTGGGACCCAATACAAGTTCTTTAAAGTTGcactattgaaaataaaattaaatcaattactTCAAAATGACATGCGACCGTGGAACCtacaaaataatacaaatatggattgcaccattggagatactCTTACTGCCTAATAAGAGCTTAACGTGTGTCCATACCACAATATTGTAGTATGCTAATTTTTCTTAAGTGCACATGATAAGAAATCTAAAAATATTATCAAGTTCATGGCATTGAGCGTTCATAGATCTTTCATCTACCATTTAATACTTCTAGTAGCGGCTAACAACATACTTCTTTTTTCCAACTTCAATATCATTTCTTTTTTAGAGTTTCCGAAACTTATTTTGCGGTCTTGAAGATATAGAAATAATCATAAAGATCATCATCAATATCACTCATAATGTGATTTTTGTAGAGTTAATCATTATCTTGCAATATGAAAATCTCTTTCTTGAGTTGTAAACTGCTCGCGGCAGATTTAGTTTCAACACATTTAGTAGTTCCATCTGAATCTATAGATTTCTTGTTGTTAGTTTATTCGGTTGATCCAGAAGGAGCAACACGAAAGTCCCCAGTCAAAACATGGACAACCTTT
Encoded proteins:
- the LOC131656223 gene encoding calcium-binding protein CML38-like codes for the protein MIKDAGFEHVIKYFDEDGDGKVSPAELRQKLILLGEDLLLKEAEMAIEAVDSDGDGYLSLEDLISLMEEGGEEQKLRDLKEAFEMYNDSDKCGFITPKSLKRMFKKMGESKSIGECKVMIKQFDLNGDGVLSFHEFTIMMQ